In Streptomyces puniciscabiei, a single genomic region encodes these proteins:
- a CDS encoding restriction endonuclease yields MSGWRPARRSARRRPARRSKKQDDQLALLGVVVLGIGLVITVVHWLLVHWWIILIAAVVAAVAGGLWLQQARQRAEWERVRARALRMRIAELDALDHRAFEFAIRDLMRRDGCQAEQLGGAGDNACDVRAVDPMGRVWAIQCKHRRDGDRGSAVGVGVLQQVNGTARQIHGADVAVVLTNGRFSSKAIPWGAEHRIHLVDRRLLREWAAGSRPLWDLLDRIPPPRRPTALS; encoded by the coding sequence ATGAGCGGCTGGCGCCCGGCGCGACGTTCTGCGCGGCGCCGACCGGCCCGCCGTTCCAAGAAGCAGGACGACCAGCTGGCCCTGCTGGGGGTTGTCGTCCTGGGGATCGGGTTGGTGATCACCGTTGTGCACTGGCTGCTGGTGCACTGGTGGATCATTCTCATCGCGGCCGTGGTCGCCGCGGTGGCCGGTGGCCTCTGGCTGCAGCAGGCGCGGCAGCGGGCCGAGTGGGAGCGCGTGCGTGCGCGCGCCCTGCGGATGCGGATCGCGGAGCTGGACGCCCTGGACCACCGCGCGTTCGAGTTCGCCATACGGGACCTGATGCGACGGGACGGCTGCCAGGCGGAGCAGCTCGGCGGTGCCGGCGACAACGCCTGCGACGTACGCGCCGTCGATCCCATGGGGCGCGTCTGGGCCATCCAGTGCAAGCACCGCCGGGACGGAGACCGCGGCTCCGCCGTCGGCGTCGGTGTCCTGCAGCAGGTCAACGGCACCGCACGGCAGATCCACGGAGCGGACGTCGCGGTCGTGCTCACCAACGGCCGCTTCTCCTCCAAGGCCATCCCCTGGGGCGCGGAACACCGGATACACCTCGTCGACCGCCGTCTGCTGCGCGAATGGGCGGCCGGCTCCCGACCGCTGTGGGACCTGCTGGACCGCATTCCCCCGCCGCGCCGCCCCACCGCCCTGTCTTGA
- a CDS encoding LLM class flavin-dependent oxidoreductase, with protein sequence MITIGLALPHYDGFFPNPSVTGAHRTRRALAYAQKAEQAGLHQLWVSDHLWLDVAPQDRRRSPDCWTLLAAIAATTRHIRLGSLVTPASLREPALLVHQIATVADLAGERLDIGLGAGWNAAEFAAAGRRFSAAADRLADVERTAALIRTELGPMAPPVWVGGKRSGILSVAARIADGWNLAWDPTPAGYWQRLARLNAAQPSAREAAPILRSVGLTTVIGTDEDDLHQRWTRLRRWVPGGHLDGLSFDAWRKRGLIGTPDEVHSRLTAWESLGVDHVVCALGMPFGLFDDEQIDLLTSAARRAGAATTAKPLTQEERYGTA encoded by the coding sequence GTGATCACGATCGGCCTGGCACTGCCCCATTACGACGGCTTCTTCCCCAACCCAAGCGTCACCGGAGCACACCGGACGCGCAGGGCACTCGCCTACGCCCAAAAAGCGGAGCAGGCCGGACTGCACCAGCTCTGGGTGTCCGACCATCTCTGGCTGGACGTCGCCCCCCAGGACCGTCGCCGCTCCCCGGACTGCTGGACTCTCTTGGCGGCGATCGCCGCGACCACCCGTCACATCCGGCTCGGATCTCTGGTCACCCCCGCATCGCTGCGGGAACCCGCACTCCTCGTCCACCAGATCGCAACGGTTGCCGATCTCGCCGGAGAACGCCTCGACATCGGCCTCGGCGCCGGCTGGAACGCCGCGGAGTTCGCAGCGGCAGGTCGTCGGTTCTCCGCAGCCGCCGACCGGCTCGCCGACGTGGAACGGACTGCTGCCCTGATCCGCACCGAGCTGGGTCCTATGGCACCGCCGGTTTGGGTCGGGGGCAAACGCAGCGGCATTCTGAGCGTCGCCGCACGCATCGCGGATGGTTGGAACCTGGCCTGGGACCCCACCCCTGCCGGCTACTGGCAGCGTCTCGCTCGGCTCAACGCGGCGCAGCCGTCGGCAAGGGAAGCCGCCCCGATCCTGCGCTCCGTCGGGCTCACCACCGTCATCGGAACGGACGAAGACGATCTCCACCAGCGGTGGACCAGGCTGCGCCGTTGGGTACCTGGCGGTCACCTCGACGGGCTCAGCTTCGACGCGTGGCGCAAACGGGGACTGATCGGCACTCCTGACGAGGTACACAGCCGGCTCACCGCATGGGAAAGCCTCGGGGTCGACCACGTCGTGTGCGCCCTCGGCATGCCCTTCGGTCTGTTCGACGACGAGCAGATCGACCTGCTCACGTCCGCAGCGCGCCGGGCCGGAGCCGCTACCACCGCTAAGCCACTCACTCAGGAAGAAAGGTATGGAACAGCATGA
- a CDS encoding plasmid mobilization protein has product MHQPSCRMNDDEYQLLLRAAAVCHMSVAGFLARSALNAARDLDRTAADIAGEKEMLQELFALRRHLGQIGNNLNQVAKALNSGADAPQAEAVLAAVQRAAKRVDAFTQQHLDNRTAA; this is encoded by the coding sequence GTGCACCAGCCCAGCTGCCGCATGAACGACGACGAGTACCAACTCCTCCTCCGGGCAGCCGCCGTGTGCCACATGAGCGTGGCCGGGTTCCTTGCCCGCTCGGCTCTCAACGCTGCCCGCGACCTCGACCGCACCGCCGCGGACATCGCGGGCGAGAAAGAGATGCTGCAGGAGCTGTTCGCGCTGCGGCGGCACCTCGGGCAGATCGGCAACAACCTCAACCAGGTTGCCAAAGCGCTGAACTCCGGAGCCGACGCCCCGCAGGCCGAGGCGGTCCTCGCCGCCGTCCAACGCGCCGCCAAGCGGGTCGACGCCTTCACCCAGCAGCACCTGGACAACAGGACGGCTGCGTGA
- a CDS encoding relaxase/mobilization nuclease domain-containing protein, giving the protein MIPRVHARGARTIGLLHYLYGPGTHEEHVDPHLVAAWDGLAPDPGRDPGATYGDLQRLLDQPVMALPESRRPAEHVWHLSVRAAPEDPILSDEQWGEIARRMVAATGIAPDGDDAACRWSAVRHADDHIHIIATIVREDGRQARLRQDGKRSQAEARKIEIDYGLRRLHVGDGTAAQRPTSAERHKAEREGRERTAREELRETVRRAVAGTASTEEFFDRLAAAGLLIRKRVAPSGDLLGYKVALPDDRNKDGDPVFYSGSKLAPDLSLPRIRERWTLPAEPASADGSEPEQPALPDVTGPAFARRRATSATWQALLIIDHGDDGTAAAQIAAAGEILDALAKTSAAQTRAELREAAFVFERASRSHVKAVRGHDRVLRQAARDLVRSGPALGRGEDGATTAMLIDMAFFLAIAAANWHAKREHAQQAAAAQQAAEHLRAAYETAAAQPMATLRQRGQRLTPRVRQRQAELLQQVLPDLAERIRAEAGWAALAATLDDVRKAGHDPAVLLSDAARRRELDTADSISDVLVWRLRRSAHLLALPARPDGTAAPGTRRTAPPAPATRPANSAVTDPSRRR; this is encoded by the coding sequence GTGATCCCGCGTGTCCACGCCAGGGGCGCACGCACCATCGGCCTGCTCCACTACCTGTACGGGCCCGGCACGCATGAGGAGCACGTCGACCCGCACCTGGTGGCCGCCTGGGACGGTCTTGCCCCCGATCCCGGCCGAGACCCCGGCGCCACGTACGGCGATCTCCAGCGGCTGCTCGACCAACCGGTTATGGCCCTGCCCGAGAGCCGACGGCCCGCCGAGCACGTGTGGCACCTGTCGGTACGCGCCGCCCCCGAAGACCCGATCCTGTCGGACGAGCAGTGGGGCGAGATAGCCCGCAGGATGGTCGCCGCAACCGGTATCGCCCCCGACGGCGACGACGCCGCCTGCCGCTGGTCGGCCGTCCGGCACGCCGACGACCACATCCACATCATCGCCACCATCGTCCGCGAGGACGGCCGCCAGGCCCGCCTCCGCCAGGACGGCAAACGCTCCCAAGCAGAAGCCCGCAAGATCGAGATCGACTACGGGCTGCGCCGCCTCCACGTCGGCGACGGCACCGCCGCCCAGCGGCCTACCAGCGCCGAACGCCACAAGGCAGAGCGGGAAGGCCGGGAGCGTACCGCGCGGGAGGAGCTGCGGGAGACCGTGCGCCGCGCCGTTGCTGGCACGGCTTCCACGGAGGAGTTCTTCGACCGCCTGGCCGCCGCCGGCCTGCTCATCCGCAAACGCGTCGCGCCCTCCGGTGATCTGCTCGGCTACAAGGTCGCGCTGCCCGACGACCGCAACAAGGACGGAGATCCGGTCTTCTACTCCGGCTCGAAACTTGCACCCGACCTGTCCCTGCCCCGCATCCGCGAACGCTGGACGCTTCCCGCAGAGCCCGCTTCGGCAGACGGCTCCGAGCCGGAGCAGCCCGCCCTGCCGGACGTGACCGGCCCCGCGTTCGCGCGGCGCCGGGCCACCTCCGCTACCTGGCAGGCCCTGCTGATCATCGACCACGGCGACGACGGCACGGCAGCGGCCCAGATCGCCGCAGCGGGGGAAATCCTCGACGCACTCGCCAAGACATCCGCCGCCCAAACCCGCGCTGAGCTGCGCGAGGCGGCGTTCGTGTTCGAGCGGGCGAGCCGCTCCCACGTGAAGGCTGTACGTGGACACGACCGCGTCCTGCGCCAGGCCGCTCGCGACCTCGTCCGCAGCGGGCCCGCCCTGGGCCGAGGGGAAGACGGCGCCACCACCGCCATGCTCATCGACATGGCCTTCTTCCTCGCCATCGCCGCGGCGAACTGGCATGCAAAGAGGGAGCACGCGCAGCAGGCCGCCGCAGCCCAGCAGGCAGCCGAACACCTTCGGGCAGCCTACGAAACCGCCGCAGCCCAGCCCATGGCCACCCTCCGACAGCGAGGCCAGCGCCTGACTCCCCGTGTTCGGCAGCGGCAAGCCGAGCTTCTCCAGCAAGTCCTGCCGGATCTGGCCGAACGCATCCGTGCCGAGGCCGGCTGGGCTGCCTTGGCCGCCACCCTCGACGACGTCCGGAAGGCCGGCCATGACCCGGCGGTTTTGCTGAGCGACGCCGCCCGACGACGCGAACTCGATACCGCCGACTCCATCAGCGACGTCCTCGTATGGCGCCTACGCCGCAGCGCCCACCTGCTGGCCCTACCCGCAAGGCCCGACGGAACGGCCGCCCCAGGCACTCGGCGCACTGCACCCCCGGCGCCCGCCACGCGACCGGCCAACAGCGCCGTAACCGACCCCAGCCGTCGGCGCTGA
- a CDS encoding DUF317 domain-containing protein, which yields MTAAPQGPGFSTSVEALRLREWLLGPGQATLVMDQFSAADFHLVVDDRADVHVNSKDGSFYLGWFPSGRPGTDGEGWKIAVTGTAKVRGYQMSFDTETPADVVAAAVACVLETSRRV from the coding sequence GTGACTGCGGCACCCCAGGGCCCCGGATTCTCCACCAGCGTCGAGGCCCTGCGGCTGCGTGAGTGGCTGCTCGGACCGGGCCAGGCCACGCTCGTGATGGATCAGTTCTCCGCCGCCGACTTCCACCTGGTCGTCGACGACCGCGCGGACGTACACGTCAACTCGAAGGATGGATCCTTCTATCTCGGATGGTTTCCGTCCGGCCGCCCTGGTACCGACGGCGAGGGGTGGAAGATCGCCGTCACCGGTACGGCCAAGGTGCGCGGCTACCAGATGTCCTTCGACACCGAGACGCCAGCGGACGTCGTCGCTGCGGCAGTCGCTTGCGTGCTGGAGACCTCCCGGCGGGTGTGA
- a CDS encoding DUF317 domain-containing protein, translating into MEALLHPDFPIDPPAPACAPSAYWVGPRHLAGDDGRLYDAVADTLANLGWTSLTLVRGRQEPDEAPEDRQVLRSTVLHIGPDSLRWAQWVLPDEPFHLGNLPIAWQVSARTDPSSPLAHWSAYFTPDVPGEILAGFLAALDARDQPAVPCGGPELVLDAVTAHGWLRDVDQPGLGAVDPMFASHIRLGEVPPLIQDGDPLALVAEADEAALAGWQAWAEPVLGGGYLWAASFSSSVPHDLVAAFADSLSSSAPVLRRVLPESTRDRLLRAPAS; encoded by the coding sequence TTGGAGGCGCTCCTGCATCCCGATTTCCCGATCGATCCACCCGCTCCGGCCTGCGCCCCGTCCGCGTACTGGGTCGGTCCCCGGCACTTGGCCGGTGACGACGGACGCCTCTACGACGCCGTCGCCGACACGCTCGCCAACCTGGGTTGGACTAGCTTGACGCTCGTCCGCGGGCGCCAGGAGCCTGACGAGGCGCCGGAGGACCGTCAGGTCCTGCGCAGCACTGTCCTGCACATCGGCCCCGACTCCCTGCGGTGGGCGCAGTGGGTCCTGCCGGACGAGCCGTTCCACCTGGGGAACCTGCCGATCGCCTGGCAAGTGTCCGCTCGTACGGACCCGAGCAGTCCGCTCGCCCACTGGTCGGCCTACTTCACCCCCGATGTCCCGGGGGAGATCCTCGCCGGCTTCCTTGCCGCGCTCGACGCCCGCGATCAGCCCGCCGTGCCGTGTGGTGGCCCCGAGCTGGTCCTCGACGCGGTAACGGCGCACGGTTGGCTGCGTGACGTCGACCAGCCCGGGTTGGGCGCGGTGGATCCGATGTTCGCCTCCCACATCCGCCTTGGTGAGGTGCCGCCCCTCATCCAGGATGGCGACCCGCTCGCGCTGGTGGCTGAGGCGGATGAGGCGGCTCTGGCCGGGTGGCAGGCGTGGGCCGAGCCGGTGCTCGGCGGCGGCTACCTGTGGGCCGCGTCGTTCAGCAGCAGCGTGCCGCACGACCTCGTCGCCGCCTTCGCTGACTCCCTCAGCTCCAGCGCACCGGTCCTGCGCCGGGTGCTGCCGGAGAGCACACGCGACCGGCTCCTGCGCGCTCCAGCCAGCTGA
- a CDS encoding TylF/MycF/NovP-related O-methyltransferase: protein MIDLPDPATAFQHEEDFLLTCGPSRIGKILALYDLYQRIRTVPGAIVECGVFRGGSFTMWAMLRHLLESEHTRPLIGFDTFGEFPHTSAESDQRIVDHIQQVAGLNCIGADQLLETLGQRGRGLEANTVLVPGDVCETVPQYVANHPELAISLLVIDTDLYEPAVTCLTELVPLVSPGGVVIVDNYGVFPGETQAFREYLASHPGTRLEQPAHTGHLMHFSPSAAVAPNQPLPERPAATEAMGTSE, encoded by the coding sequence ATGATCGACCTTCCCGATCCGGCCACAGCATTCCAGCACGAAGAGGACTTCCTCCTGACCTGTGGCCCCAGCCGCATCGGCAAGATACTCGCGCTTTACGACCTCTACCAGCGGATCCGCACGGTCCCTGGCGCGATCGTCGAGTGCGGTGTCTTCCGCGGGGGATCCTTCACCATGTGGGCGATGCTGCGGCACCTGCTGGAGTCCGAGCACACCCGACCCCTCATTGGTTTCGACACGTTCGGGGAATTCCCCCACACCAGCGCCGAATCCGACCAGCGTATCGTCGACCACATCCAGCAGGTCGCCGGCCTCAACTGCATCGGAGCAGACCAGCTGCTTGAGACCCTGGGGCAACGGGGGCGCGGGCTCGAAGCGAACACGGTCCTGGTCCCTGGCGACGTGTGCGAGACGGTTCCGCAGTACGTCGCCAACCACCCCGAGCTCGCCATCTCACTGCTCGTGATCGACACCGACCTCTACGAGCCAGCCGTCACCTGCCTCACCGAACTCGTTCCCCTCGTGTCCCCGGGCGGCGTCGTGATCGTGGACAACTACGGGGTCTTCCCCGGCGAGACCCAGGCGTTCCGTGAGTACCTGGCTTCCCACCCGGGCACACGGTTGGAGCAGCCCGCTCACACCGGGCATCTCATGCACTTCTCCCCGTCCGCAGCAGTCGCGCCGAACCAGCCGCTTCCCGAGAGGCCGGCTGCCACGGAAGCTATGGGCACGTCCGAGTAG
- a CDS encoding ATP-binding protein, producing the protein MTATLTREPHRVGPLADRLNGILASRGIDLATAAVEEGHVEPVTALELADARIPARYRRALADHPKVTAWADEIARAGRPGPGGPGIAEGPSLLIAGPTGTGKTYQAYGAIRTLLAQGVRLRWEATTTADFHARLRPRAGHDAERELQTLARCPLLFLDDLGAAKTSEWTEELTYRLINHRYEHMLPTLITTNLPMEQLRVTLGDRVASRLAEMTERVILDGPDRRRRTAPAA; encoded by the coding sequence CGCTCGCCGACCGGCTCAACGGCATCCTTGCCAGTCGCGGCATCGACCTCGCCACCGCCGCCGTCGAGGAAGGGCACGTCGAGCCCGTCACCGCGCTGGAACTCGCCGACGCCAGGATCCCCGCCCGCTACCGCCGAGCCCTGGCCGACCACCCGAAGGTCACCGCCTGGGCCGACGAGATCGCCCGCGCCGGACGCCCCGGCCCCGGTGGGCCGGGCATCGCTGAGGGCCCGTCGCTGCTGATCGCCGGCCCCACGGGCACGGGCAAGACGTACCAGGCGTACGGCGCCATCCGCACCCTGCTCGCCCAAGGGGTCCGTCTGCGCTGGGAAGCGACCACCACCGCCGACTTCCACGCGCGCCTGCGCCCCCGCGCCGGCCACGACGCCGAACGGGAGCTGCAGACCCTGGCGCGCTGCCCGCTGCTGTTCCTGGACGACCTCGGCGCGGCCAAGACCAGCGAATGGACCGAGGAGCTGACCTACCGGCTCATCAACCACCGGTACGAGCACATGCTCCCAACACTCATCACCACCAACCTTCCGATGGAGCAGCTGCGCGTCACCCTCGGTGACCGCGTCGCCTCCCGCCTCGCCGAGATGACGGAGCGCGTCATCCTCGACGGCCCCGACCGACGACGCCGCACAGCGCCCGCCGCCTGA
- a CDS encoding phosphotransferase: protein MPSGTSVRERSLSSRTAHTVRIVRTGSSGALVRIVQRPDGTLVAVKTARNPRVPATQQARARDTIAPYFGARLPEVLFAGHHHGSDTLITRCPSVTTLADAALRPGPTTQAAAVWTEVTEALCQVWQQSARTGFEPALATRKHTLRLERGRHGLHHAAHHLRIPIDGQHHIIVNGTDHGSLDRMLHRLAALRPPTIRVACHGDPQPRNILLDHAEQWHLVDWEWSGHHQDWRMMTSHLVGWWYVESLLASTHGGITPTRSALALSYRSTPPAVLSRWTAPAVRAFRRMSRPAELEEDFSALAVHTAMLLLREIPKVIVEGRHHLFAPLLGEAARILDSAYSDRPHPLLEAFTHPQQTEGSLG, encoded by the coding sequence ATGCCTTCTGGCACGTCGGTGCGGGAGCGGTCCTTAAGCTCCCGCACCGCCCACACCGTCCGTATCGTCCGCACCGGCTCCTCGGGAGCCCTCGTCCGCATCGTCCAACGCCCCGACGGCACGCTCGTGGCCGTCAAGACCGCCCGCAACCCGCGAGTGCCCGCCACCCAGCAGGCCCGCGCCCGGGACACCATCGCCCCCTACTTCGGCGCCAGGCTTCCCGAGGTCCTCTTCGCCGGCCACCACCACGGCAGCGACACCCTGATCACTCGCTGTCCCTCGGTAACCACCCTGGCAGACGCCGCTCTCCGTCCCGGGCCCACCACCCAGGCAGCCGCGGTATGGACCGAGGTGACCGAGGCACTCTGCCAGGTATGGCAGCAGTCCGCACGGACCGGCTTCGAGCCTGCGCTGGCCACCAGAAAACACACACTGCGACTGGAACGTGGCCGCCACGGCTTACACCACGCCGCGCACCACCTGCGAATACCGATCGACGGCCAGCACCACATCATCGTCAACGGCACGGACCACGGATCTCTGGACCGGATGCTGCATCGGCTGGCAGCTCTGCGACCACCCACTATTCGCGTCGCCTGCCACGGAGACCCACAACCCCGCAACATCCTGCTCGACCATGCGGAGCAGTGGCACCTGGTGGACTGGGAGTGGTCCGGCCACCATCAGGACTGGCGCATGATGACAAGCCACCTCGTCGGCTGGTGGTACGTCGAGAGCCTCCTGGCCAGCACGCACGGCGGTATCACGCCTACACGGTCCGCACTCGCGCTCAGTTACCGCAGCACACCCCCGGCCGTTCTCTCCAGGTGGACCGCCCCCGCGGTGCGCGCCTTCCGGCGGATGAGTCGGCCCGCCGAACTCGAAGAGGACTTCAGTGCGCTCGCTGTTCACACCGCGATGCTCCTGCTCCGGGAAATACCCAAGGTCATCGTGGAGGGAAGGCACCACCTGTTCGCTCCACTCCTGGGCGAGGCGGCCCGGATCCTCGACTCCGCGTACTCAGACCGTCCGCACCCGCTGCTGGAAGCCTTCACCCACCCGCAGCAGACCGAGGGGAGCCTGGGGTGA
- a CDS encoding FAD-dependent oxidoreductase, translating into MTAGERVVVVGAGVAGLTTAVVLAEAGTSVHVIAEQVPGVTSLAAGAMWGPYLVEPKDKVDQWGQRSLEIFRELAQDPATGVRLTSGIEASRTAEAAPDWATTLPGFRPCERAELPAGFTAGYRFTVPLIDMPTYLDYLLRRLRDAGGVVEQRRLTSLSDAGPALAVVNCAGLGARDLVPDPDLRPIRGQHVVVTNPGLTEFFSEDTGLSPDLLCFYPHGDTVVLGGTAIDGEGALAPDDKAAAGILARCAEVEPRLAEARVLEHRVGARPTRATVRVEEEVGEDGTVVVHNYGHGGAGVTLSWGCAEEVRVLLSVK; encoded by the coding sequence ATGACCGCAGGGGAGCGCGTTGTCGTTGTCGGGGCTGGGGTGGCTGGACTCACCACGGCCGTCGTTCTCGCCGAGGCCGGGACTTCGGTGCACGTGATCGCCGAGCAGGTGCCAGGGGTCACGTCGCTGGCGGCCGGGGCGATGTGGGGGCCTTACCTGGTCGAACCGAAGGACAAGGTCGACCAGTGGGGACAACGGTCCTTGGAGATCTTCCGGGAGCTGGCCCAGGACCCGGCGACGGGCGTCCGGCTCACCAGTGGCATCGAGGCATCCCGCACGGCCGAAGCCGCGCCGGACTGGGCCACCACTTTGCCGGGTTTCCGGCCATGCGAGCGGGCCGAACTACCGGCCGGGTTCACGGCGGGCTACCGGTTCACCGTGCCGCTGATCGACATGCCCACCTACCTCGACTACCTCCTGCGCCGGCTCCGCGATGCCGGCGGTGTGGTCGAGCAGCGACGGCTGACTTCGCTCTCGGACGCCGGTCCGGCTTTGGCGGTCGTCAACTGCGCGGGCCTCGGGGCGCGCGACCTGGTTCCGGACCCTGACCTCCGGCCCATCCGCGGTCAGCACGTCGTCGTCACGAACCCCGGGCTGACCGAGTTCTTCTCCGAGGACACCGGTCTTTCCCCGGACCTCCTGTGCTTCTACCCCCACGGCGACACTGTCGTCCTGGGCGGCACAGCGATCGACGGCGAAGGCGCTCTGGCTCCCGACGACAAGGCGGCGGCTGGCATCCTCGCCCGCTGTGCCGAGGTCGAGCCCCGCCTCGCCGAGGCCCGTGTACTGGAGCACCGGGTCGGCGCTCGACCGACCCGCGCCACGGTCCGCGTGGAGGAAGAGGTGGGGGAGGACGGCACCGTGGTCGTGCACAACTACGGGCACGGAGGCGCCGGCGTCACGCTGTCGTGGGGGTGCGCCGAGGAGGTTCGGGTGTTGCTCTCCGTCAAGTGA
- a CDS encoding amino acid permease: MPLDVSRVSDEERLKELGYQQTLSRSMSGRANFGVSFTIISILSGCMTLYGYGMNTGGPTVIMWGWLFVGLMTLLVGLSMAEVCSSYPTSAGLYFWAHRMAPARTAAAWAWFTGWFNALGQIAVTAGVDFGAATFLNALLDLEFGFAATPGHTIALFGIILVLHGVLNTFGVRIVAFLNEVSIWWHVLGVVVICGALVLVPDHHRSTGFVFGEFVNNTGFSSSTYVVLIGLLMAQYTFTGYDASAHMTEETIDASTAGPKGIVRSILVSLAAGFILLFGFTYAIQSYAGALASGTGVPPAQILMDALGAAAGKWLLLVVIVAQLFCGMASVTANSRMIYAFSRDGALPFSKVWHQLNPATRTPTNAVWLATGGAFALGLPYLWNTTAYAAVTSIATIGLYIAYVIPTYLRLRQGERFERGPWHLSSWSPLVGTIAVAWVLVITVLFMLPQTSPVTARTFNYAPVAVGVVIAFCGIWWLASARKWFLNPAHPRNSTPGRADAGGRAGVR, encoded by the coding sequence ATGCCTCTTGACGTCTCCCGTGTCTCCGACGAGGAACGCCTGAAAGAGCTCGGCTACCAGCAGACTCTCTCCCGCTCGATGTCCGGCAGGGCCAACTTCGGGGTCAGCTTCACGATCATCTCGATCCTGTCGGGCTGCATGACCCTGTACGGCTACGGCATGAACACCGGCGGCCCGACTGTGATCATGTGGGGCTGGCTGTTCGTCGGCCTGATGACCTTGTTGGTCGGCTTGTCGATGGCCGAGGTCTGTTCCTCCTACCCGACCAGTGCCGGCCTGTACTTCTGGGCGCACCGCATGGCCCCCGCGAGAACGGCCGCGGCGTGGGCGTGGTTCACCGGCTGGTTCAACGCCCTGGGCCAGATAGCGGTGACCGCGGGCGTCGACTTCGGCGCCGCGACCTTCCTCAACGCGCTGCTCGACCTTGAGTTCGGCTTCGCGGCCACGCCCGGTCACACCATTGCGCTGTTCGGGATCATCCTCGTCCTGCACGGCGTGCTGAACACCTTCGGGGTCCGCATCGTCGCCTTCCTCAACGAGGTGTCCATCTGGTGGCACGTCCTGGGCGTCGTCGTGATCTGCGGCGCCCTGGTGCTCGTGCCCGACCACCACCGGTCGACCGGCTTCGTCTTCGGTGAGTTCGTCAACAACACCGGCTTCTCCTCCAGCACCTACGTGGTGCTGATCGGACTGCTGATGGCGCAGTACACCTTCACCGGCTACGACGCCTCCGCCCACATGACCGAGGAGACCATCGACGCCTCCACCGCCGGCCCCAAGGGCATCGTCCGCTCGATCCTCGTCTCCCTCGCCGCCGGCTTCATCCTGCTGTTCGGCTTCACCTACGCCATCCAGTCCTACGCCGGCGCACTCGCCTCCGGGACCGGGGTGCCCCCGGCGCAGATCCTCATGGACGCCCTCGGCGCGGCAGCCGGCAAGTGGCTGCTGCTGGTCGTCATCGTCGCCCAGCTCTTCTGCGGCATGGCCTCCGTCACCGCCAACTCCCGCATGATCTACGCCTTCTCCCGCGACGGCGCCCTGCCCTTCTCCAAGGTCTGGCACCAGCTGAACCCCGCCACACGCACGCCCACCAACGCCGTATGGCTCGCCACCGGCGGCGCCTTCGCCCTCGGCCTGCCCTACCTGTGGAACACCACCGCGTACGCGGCGGTCACGTCGATCGCGACCATCGGCCTGTACATCGCCTACGTCATCCCGACCTACCTCCGGCTCCGCCAGGGCGAGCGGTTCGAGCGCGGCCCCTGGCACCTCAGCTCCTGGTCCCCCCTCGTCGGCACGATCGCCGTCGCCTGGGTCCTGGTGATCACCGTGCTGTTCATGCTGCCGCAGACCTCGCCCGTCACCGCGCGCACCTTCAACTACGCCCCTGTCGCGGTCGGCGTCGTCATCGCCTTCTGCGGCATCTGGTGGCTAGCCTCCGCGCGCAAGTGGTTCCTCAACCCTGCGCACCCGCGCAACTCCACGCCGGGTCGGGCGGATGCCGGCGGGAGGGCCGGCGTCCGCTGA
- a CDS encoding nucleotidyltransferase domain-containing protein: MDAIQAARAVVDEQHPEARAAFLGGSVVTGRRTAMSDLDIVVLLHGAPAPYRASLRYAGWPVEMFVHTEATWHAYVERELRKRRSPLLWMCADGLLLFDTDGLGARLAAQSRKLTAAGPPPVSAEEIDDRRYAITDLLDDLAGSDDQSERLFIATELVRRSGELALAVGGSWGGGGKWLARRLETTAPGLSARLHHGLQEVLDGTVETLVAVVDEVLGQAGGRLWAGYKRVGAP, from the coding sequence ATGGATGCGATACAGGCCGCACGCGCCGTCGTAGATGAACAGCACCCCGAAGCGCGCGCCGCGTTCCTGGGCGGCAGCGTCGTGACAGGCCGCCGCACGGCCATGTCGGACCTCGACATCGTGGTCCTGCTCCACGGAGCCCCAGCCCCCTACCGGGCGAGCCTCCGGTACGCCGGCTGGCCGGTGGAGATGTTCGTGCACACCGAGGCGACGTGGCACGCCTACGTCGAACGGGAGTTGCGCAAGCGCCGGTCACCGCTGCTGTGGATGTGTGCCGACGGGCTGCTGCTCTTCGACACCGATGGACTCGGAGCCCGGCTCGCCGCACAGTCCCGGAAGCTGACCGCCGCAGGACCGCCCCCGGTGTCGGCGGAAGAGATCGATGATCGCCGCTACGCGATCACCGACCTTCTGGACGACCTCGCGGGAAGCGACGACCAGAGTGAGCGTCTGTTCATCGCGACCGAGCTGGTCCGACGCAGCGGTGAGCTGGCACTGGCCGTTGGCGGTTCGTGGGGTGGCGGTGGGAAGTGGCTGGCACGCCGTCTGGAGACGACCGCGCCAGGGCTCAGCGCACGCCTCCACCACGGCCTACAGGAGGTCCTGGACGGGACAGTAGAGACCCTCGTGGCCGTCGTGGACGAGGTGCTCGGGCAGGCCGGTGGCCGGTTGTGGGCTGGCTACAAGCGTGTCGGGGCGCCGTGA